A region from the Lolium perenne isolate Kyuss_39 chromosome 4, Kyuss_2.0, whole genome shotgun sequence genome encodes:
- the LOC139838893 gene encoding uncharacterized protein has protein sequence MEVEGQDEEAEREMAPKKLRIHGEAQVPDERREPTSQDAKALIIPNEKDNWTYDKGVRQPSSMIGALIRQYWPGFYTPVPGGEKKLAETWADYEAAPCPGFGTASDAVYTKFWTHYKVPDDMVELGKAVLTRACQRLTRQQWYNQKHTCIGHFKAEQGTRVKKADNIREDPQMTKEDYFKVSKYSMRLYVAA, from the exons atggaggtggaggggcaggacgaggaggcggagagGGAGATGGCGCCGAAGAAGTTGCGCATTCATGGTGAAGCGCAAGTCCCTGATGAGAGGAGGGAGCCTACTAGCCAGGATGCGAAAGCCCTCATCATCCCGAACGAAAAAGA CAATTGGACATATGACAAGGGGGTTCGCCAGCCGTCGAGCATGATTGGAGCTCTTATTAGGCAGTACTGGCCGGGCTTTTACACTCCGGTCCCCGGCGGCGAGAAGAAGCTAGCCGagacttgggcggactatgaggcaGCTCCTTGCCCGGGCTTTGGGACAGCTTCTGACGCCGTGTACACCAAGTTTTGG ACCCATTATAAGGTGCCTGATGATATGGTTGAGCTAGGGAAGGCGGTACTGACTAGGGCTTGTCAGAGGTTGACAAGGCAACAGTGGTACAATCAGAAGCATACCTGCATCGGGCACTTCAAGGCTGAGCAGGGCACGAGGGTCAAGAAAGCTGACAATATCAGGGAAGATCCTCAGATGACAAAGGAAGATTACTTCAAGGTAAGTAAATATTCAATGAGACTCTATGTTGCTGCATAG
- the LOC139830823 gene encoding uncharacterized protein, which produces MPLWCENKEDAFEALVARWVGEDADFNAKSARNKANRGTGGTHSAGSRSTERYRKHKEAELGEPLTEVGGWQKMKLKQPDLSQPQPSLPEYFGFAEEELEKYCSVFKGLHPEVDDPIEQETDLTAIMVAGSGAEHGRTKLLSGVIKPQRTLTQIRSTLTTGDPPVAPPRHRRTDVSFLISIFFPTFIPEWLN; this is translated from the exons ATGCCCCTATGGTGCGAGAATAAGGAAGACGCATTTGAGGCCTTGGTAGCGAGGTGGGTTGGCGAAGACGCCGACTTCAACGCCAAGAGCGCGCGCAACAAGGCAAACCGGGGCACTGGAGGAACACACAGTGCGGGAAGCCGCAGCACTGAGCGCTACAGGAAGCACaag GAGGCGGAACTCGGGGAGCCTCTCACCGAGGTGGGAGGGtggcagaagatgaagctgaagcagcccgatctgagccagcctcagccctcgctgcCCGAGTACTTCGGCTTTGCCGAAGAGGAGTTGGAGAAGTACTGCTCGGTGTTCAAGGGTCTTCATCCGgaggtggatgatcctattgAGCAGGAGACCGACTTGACGGCGATTATGGTGGCGGGGAGCGGCGCGGAGCATGGCCGCACGAAGCTTCTTAGTGGGGTGATCAAGCCGCAGAGGACCCTCACGCAGATCAGGTCTACCCTCACCACCGGCGACCCACCGGTCGCGCCTCCTCGACACCGTCGTACGGATGTAAGTTTTCTCATTTCCATCTTCTTTCCAACATTCATCCCTGAATGGCTAAATTGA